A stretch of Desulfobacteraceae bacterium DNA encodes these proteins:
- a CDS encoding ATP-binding protein — MTSLLKHRLLTDYLLRDTGYYPVVTLTGPRQSGKTTLVRAAFPSHRYLSLEALDQRDFAREDPRGFLTQLDGPVVLDEIQHVPDLLSYIQAVVDEDPTPGRFVLTGSQNFLLMAKVGQTLAGRCAILSLLPFSRAELEDQPQAEPGAPPELFDNLRTGLDLWAILHSGFYPRIHDQGIPPAVWLSDYVQTYIERDVRSLSNIGDLALFSRFLALCAGRAAQLLNYSSLAADAGIAVDTARRWISVLNTSFIIFLLPPHHRNFNKRLIKTPKLYFYDTGLLCHLLGIRQAAQIPAHPLRGALFENHVVAETAKAYLHHRRIPPLYFWRDRSGHEVDLIIEEAGELFPVEIKSGQTVAGDMLAGLRWWCALSGRPLEAATLVHGGADSCTRGGVAVRPWFGI; from the coding sequence ATGACGTCCCTCCTGAAACACAGGCTCCTCACAGACTACCTGCTCCGCGATACCGGCTACTACCCGGTGGTCACCCTCACCGGCCCGCGGCAGTCCGGCAAGACCACCCTGGTGCGGGCCGCCTTTCCCTCGCACCGCTACCTCTCGCTGGAGGCCCTCGATCAACGGGACTTCGCCCGGGAGGACCCGCGGGGGTTTCTGACCCAGTTGGACGGGCCGGTTGTTCTCGATGAAATCCAGCACGTACCCGACCTGCTGTCCTACATCCAGGCCGTGGTGGACGAGGATCCCACCCCGGGCCGCTTCGTGTTGACCGGCTCCCAGAACTTTCTGCTCATGGCCAAGGTCGGCCAAACGCTGGCCGGGCGCTGCGCCATTCTCAGCCTTCTGCCCTTTTCACGGGCTGAACTCGAAGACCAGCCCCAAGCCGAACCCGGCGCACCGCCTGAACTATTCGACAATCTGCGGACCGGCCTGGACTTGTGGGCCATCCTGCACAGCGGTTTTTACCCCCGCATCCACGACCAGGGCATCCCGCCTGCGGTGTGGCTTTCCGACTACGTGCAGACCTACATCGAGCGCGACGTGCGCAGCCTTTCCAACATCGGCGACCTCGCCCTCTTCAGCCGATTTCTGGCGCTATGCGCCGGCCGGGCGGCCCAGCTGCTCAACTACTCCAGCCTCGCCGCCGACGCCGGCATCGCGGTGGACACCGCCCGGCGCTGGATCTCGGTGCTAAACACCAGCTTCATCATTTTTCTGCTGCCACCGCACCACCGCAATTTCAACAAGCGGCTCATCAAAACCCCCAAGCTATACTTCTACGACACCGGTCTGCTGTGCCACCTGCTGGGCATCCGGCAAGCCGCCCAGATTCCGGCCCATCCCCTGCGCGGCGCACTTTTCGAAAACCACGTGGTGGCTGAGACGGCCAAGGCCTACCTGCACCACCGCCGGATCCCGCCGCTCTATTTCTGGCGCGACCGCAGCGGGCACGAGGTGGATCTGATCATCGAGGAAGCCGGCGAGCTTTTTCCGGTGGAGATCAAGTCCGGTCAGACGGTGGCCGGCGACATGCTGGCCGGCCTGCGCTGGTGGTGCGCCCTCAGCGGCCGGCCGCTTGAGGCCGCCACCCTGGTCCACGGCGGTGCAGATAGCTGCACCCGCGGCGGGGTGGCGGTCCGGCCGTGGTTCGGGATATGA
- a CDS encoding antibiotic biosynthesis monooxygenase, with the protein MTETSEMHHAGKGPPDRAGRVRVAIRMLIPAGKRKEARSILYAMIMRIRLKEGCLSSCLYQNAMGGKTLLFEEIWADENHFQKHLRSDEFRNVLLVVEMASEPPEIHFDWIDHSTGIGTIQKMGGEQMPWPDLMDRLCKGRGKK; encoded by the coding sequence ATGACTGAAACCAGCGAGATGCATCACGCCGGAAAAGGACCTCCCGACCGTGCCGGCCGGGTACGCGTGGCCATTCGCATGCTGATCCCGGCCGGCAAGCGCAAGGAGGCGCGCAGTATCCTTTACGCCATGATCATGCGCATCAGACTCAAAGAGGGCTGCCTCAGCAGCTGCCTCTACCAGAATGCCATGGGCGGAAAGACGCTTCTGTTCGAGGAAATATGGGCGGATGAGAACCATTTTCAAAAGCATTTACGCTCCGATGAATTCCGCAACGTGCTCCTGGTGGTGGAAATGGCGAGCGAACCCCCTGAAATCCATTTCGACTGGATTGACCATTCAACGGGCATCGGCACCATCCAAAAGATGGGGGGCGAACAAATGCCGTGGCCGGACCTAATGGACCGTCTGTGCAAGGGTCGCGGTAAAAAATAA
- a CDS encoding DUF748 domain-containing protein, with the protein MLQIERMIIMIDARERKNKRIKRLGKIGIIVVGVFLLYTIIVFWVVPPLLKPKLEEQLSALLGREVTIGAIKLNPLFPAATISDLTVREVDGQAFAGFEELYANVQLSSIINWAFTIGEIRVQGPFGVLKLLPGNKLNIDDILTKLGAPKPEPTEETGLPRVIIEKFQVVDGKAAVENLTEKEPIREEFTPISFTLENLSTLPGRQGEYRFAGVGPMGGQFEVNGQITVNPVRVQGSYDIAGTRISHYWEHIKDLVSFQIISGVMDVAGDYAVEIVDGRLNARLENGTFELEDFRLVEKGKKEVLIALPAFAMEGIGADLQAREINVESIQTANARIRSWLAADGSFAIQNLFLADIEKLMEKKAAEKPDNQTLPVQPWHLSLKKMALRDWSLVFEDRTLTHPAEILIDDIDVVVGNLSNQKGARATVDVAMQINRAGNVRANGTASIDPLQADLKLVSEKIALSSFQPYADEAVNAQIAAGTISSTGRIRYRGRDAQPQIHYEGDFSADALELQDRVQKENFFTLAHFKAGGIALALIPNKLHTSRVLIERAAARVTIDQNGMVNLVNTFTPVQPKEADRKDNLLKRLVNFLILQFKGPMPMDIERVQLADFKGDFVDASISPTYSTQVQITEGIVKGLSSDPSAMADFKFTGSIDQTAAIEGSGQMNPMNALTYSKVDFSLKDFALKPVSPYSGKFVGFKIDRGTLRTELKYQVNQDTVDGNNIIYIDKLELGEKVDSPDAPALPIKLGVAMLKDENDRITLQLPVKGNVKDPQFDFGKAIKTALTGTIEDAGNAPFAAIAEIDGIKGEELRTVVFDFGTSVLPESEILKLNALAKFLKERKAMLLGIVGTADRQMDGDALLEELPDERPPDGNHAVGKEPQGEPSADRFIDDQRLERLAQRRAEAVSAYLIEKAHIEAKRIQMKPFKINPAPEGDGGLVEFSLSVE; encoded by the coding sequence GTGCTGCAAATCGAGAGGATGATCATCATGATTGATGCTCGTGAAAGGAAAAACAAACGCATTAAACGGCTCGGTAAAATCGGCATAATTGTCGTGGGAGTTTTCTTACTCTACACGATTATCGTTTTTTGGGTCGTTCCCCCGCTGCTCAAGCCCAAATTGGAAGAGCAGTTGTCTGCTCTGTTGGGCCGTGAGGTCACCATCGGCGCAATCAAGCTCAATCCTCTGTTCCCCGCCGCGACGATATCCGACCTGACGGTTCGTGAGGTCGATGGGCAAGCCTTCGCCGGTTTCGAAGAGCTATACGCCAACGTCCAGCTTTCATCCATAATCAATTGGGCCTTTACCATCGGAGAGATTCGCGTTCAGGGCCCTTTCGGTGTGCTGAAGCTGTTGCCGGGAAACAAGCTAAATATCGATGACATCCTGACCAAACTGGGCGCGCCCAAACCGGAACCGACGGAAGAAACCGGATTGCCGCGGGTCATCATCGAAAAGTTCCAGGTGGTTGACGGCAAAGCAGCCGTTGAGAATCTGACGGAAAAAGAGCCGATCCGTGAGGAATTCACCCCTATTTCGTTCACCTTGGAGAACCTCAGCACGCTGCCGGGACGTCAGGGGGAATACCGTTTTGCAGGCGTGGGCCCCATGGGCGGGCAATTTGAGGTCAACGGCCAAATCACGGTCAACCCGGTCAGGGTTCAGGGAAGCTACGACATTGCCGGCACCCGAATCAGCCACTACTGGGAGCATATCAAAGACCTCGTCTCGTTCCAGATTATCAGCGGAGTCATGGATGTAGCCGGTGACTACGCGGTGGAGATTGTCGATGGCCGGCTCAATGCCAGGCTGGAAAACGGAACCTTTGAACTCGAGGATTTCAGGCTGGTGGAAAAGGGCAAGAAAGAGGTCCTGATTGCCTTGCCCGCATTTGCCATGGAGGGAATCGGGGCTGATTTGCAGGCTCGTGAGATCAACGTCGAATCTATTCAAACGGCGAATGCGCGAATCAGATCGTGGCTGGCGGCGGATGGGTCCTTTGCCATCCAGAACCTCTTTCTGGCGGACATTGAGAAGTTGATGGAGAAAAAAGCCGCCGAAAAACCCGATAACCAAACACTTCCCGTGCAACCTTGGCACCTATCGCTCAAGAAAATGGCGTTGAGGGACTGGAGCCTTGTTTTCGAGGATCGGACCTTGACCCACCCTGCTGAAATTTTGATCGATGACATCGATGTCGTCGTGGGAAATCTCTCCAACCAAAAAGGTGCCCGGGCCACTGTCGATGTTGCCATGCAAATCAACCGGGCGGGCAATGTCAGGGCAAATGGGACTGCGAGCATCGATCCCTTGCAGGCAGATTTGAAGCTGGTTTCCGAAAAAATCGCCTTGAGTTCTTTTCAACCCTACGCCGACGAGGCGGTCAACGCCCAAATCGCAGCCGGTACCATCAGTTCCACAGGCCGTATCCGATACCGGGGCCGGGACGCCCAGCCGCAGATCCATTACGAAGGCGATTTCAGTGCCGATGCACTGGAGCTCCAGGACCGGGTCCAAAAGGAAAACTTTTTCACCCTGGCACACTTCAAGGCCGGCGGGATCGCGTTGGCGCTGATCCCCAATAAGCTGCACACCTCACGCGTCCTTATCGAGCGTGCCGCCGCCAGGGTTACCATCGATCAGAACGGCATGGTCAATTTGGTCAATACCTTTACGCCCGTCCAGCCAAAAGAAGCCGATCGAAAGGATAATCTGCTGAAACGGTTGGTCAATTTTCTGATTCTGCAATTCAAAGGCCCCATGCCGATGGATATTGAAAGGGTTCAGCTGGCGGATTTCAAGGGGGATTTCGTGGATGCGTCGATTTCACCCACCTACAGCACGCAAGTTCAGATCACTGAAGGGATAGTCAAAGGATTGTCCTCGGACCCTTCCGCCATGGCTGATTTCAAGTTCACCGGCAGCATCGACCAAACGGCCGCCATCGAAGGCAGCGGCCAGATGAACCCGATGAATGCGCTCACCTACAGCAAGGTGGACTTTTCGTTGAAGGATTTCGCTTTAAAACCCGTCTCACCCTACTCGGGCAAGTTCGTGGGATTCAAGATCGACCGCGGAACGTTACGCACGGAGCTGAAGTACCAAGTCAACCAGGATACCGTGGATGGCAACAATATCATCTATATCGACAAGTTGGAGCTGGGTGAAAAAGTCGACAGCCCCGATGCACCCGCCCTCCCCATCAAGCTCGGTGTGGCGATGTTAAAAGACGAAAATGATCGCATCACCCTGCAGCTGCCGGTGAAAGGGAATGTTAAAGATCCTCAGTTTGATTTCGGAAAGGCCATTAAAACTGCCCTCACGGGTACAATCGAAGATGCGGGCAACGCCCCGTTTGCCGCCATAGCAGAAATCGATGGGATCAAGGGTGAAGAACTGCGGACGGTTGTATTCGACTTCGGCACTTCCGTATTGCCGGAAAGCGAAATCCTGAAATTGAATGCGCTGGCAAAATTTTTAAAGGAGAGGAAGGCCATGTTATTAGGAATCGTGGGAACGGCCGACCGACAGATGGATGGTGACGCTTTGTTGGAAGAGTTGCCGGATGAACGCCCGCCAGACGGGAATCATGCTGTTGGGAAGGAACCCCAGGGGGAGCCTTCCGCCGATAGATTTATCGACGACCAACGATTGGAGCGGCTTGCCCAAAGGCGTGCCGAAGCGGTGAGCGCTTACCTGATCGAGAAAGCCCATATCGAGGCCAAACGGATTCAAATGAAACCGTTCAAGATCAACCCTGCACCCGAAGGTGATGGGGGTCTTGTGGAATTTTCTCTTTCGGTGGAATAG
- a CDS encoding SOS response-associated peptidase, with amino-acid sequence MCGRFVVFSNLERLVVHFAIDRVEAPVAASYNVAPSQPVAAVVRRGDQNLLVHLRWGLVPFWAKDAAIANRLINARAETAADKPSFRAAFRKRRCLVAADGFYEWRGARGRKQPVYITLPEEAPMAFAGLWEVWEDRGRAAAPLKTCTILTTTASPALREIHDRMPLILKPAAYRAWLDPQLPDPDLAHILAHRTHRDFRFWPVSTAVNAVRNDSPELIAALS; translated from the coding sequence GTGTGCGGCAGATTCGTGGTCTTCAGCAATCTCGAGAGGCTGGTGGTACACTTTGCCATCGACCGCGTGGAGGCGCCGGTGGCGGCCAGCTACAACGTGGCCCCCAGCCAGCCGGTGGCGGCGGTGGTCCGACGGGGGGATCAGAACCTGCTCGTACACCTCCGCTGGGGCCTGGTGCCCTTCTGGGCCAAGGACGCCGCCATCGCCAACCGCTTGATCAACGCCAGGGCGGAAACAGCGGCCGACAAGCCCTCTTTCCGCGCGGCCTTCAGAAAGCGGCGCTGCCTGGTGGCGGCCGACGGGTTTTACGAGTGGCGGGGCGCCCGCGGGCGCAAACAGCCGGTCTACATCACCCTGCCGGAAGAGGCCCCGATGGCTTTCGCCGGCCTGTGGGAGGTCTGGGAGGACCGGGGCCGGGCCGCGGCCCCCTTGAAGACCTGCACGATTTTAACCACCACGGCGAGCCCCGCCCTGCGGGAGATCCACGACCGGATGCCGCTTATACTGAAGCCCGCCGCCTATCGCGCCTGGCTCGACCCCCAGTTACCGGACCCTGATCTCGCGCATATCCTGGCCCACCGCACCCACCGGGACTTCCGGTTCTGGCCGGTGTCGACGGCGGTCAACGCGGTCCGCAACGATTCCCCGGAACTGATCGCCGCGCTTTCCTGA
- a CDS encoding arylsulfatase: MTPKHRSIIIAVMVILMVAACTSMPARTGTTHGEAGAPSASVTLSGQQLPPPPPEFGGVIKQDALSSKPWWPPRVMPPEKAPNVLLVITDDAGFGVPSTFGGVIPTPTMDRLANEGLRYNRIFSTALCSPTRAALITGRNHHSAGFGVISEQSTGFPGYNSIISEDKATIGRILRGNGYCTAWFGKNHNTPAFAASQVGPFDKWPTGMGFEYFYGFVGGDANQWQPNLFRNTTQIYPFRGKPDWNLITGMADDAIDYIARMHQTDPSKPIFIKYAPGATHAPHHPTKEWVDKVRAMHLFDDGYEKLRERILENQKKLGVIPADTQLAPWPKDLLKPWDELTPVEKKLFIRQVETFAAYAAYNDHEIGRVVQAFEDAGRLDNTLVIYINGDNGTSAEGGPLGTPNEVAFFNGINEMPADVQMKWYDVWGTEQTYNHMSAGWSWAFDTPFDWFKQNASRLGGINQNMVVSWPARIKDKGGLREQFIHVIDVVPTILEAAGIPAPEYVDGIKQAPMEGTSFLYTFDSANAKAPSRHKIQYFEMMGQWALYDDGWLLSTKVNRAPWQAFGAANPDPLNNQVFQLYDLTKDFSQVNDIASQHPDKVAEMRKKFVAQAEQYQIFPMDASVAARIAAPRPNITAGRTEFVYTRPMVGLPQGDSPALLNTSYTITADIDVPQSGADGVILTSGGRFAGYGFYLLKSKPVFLWNLVDLKRIRWEGPEALSPGRHIIEFDFKYDGLGVGTLAFNNMSGVGRSGTGALKVDGKTVQTITMKRTLPMILQWDESFDIGSDTLTGVNDADYTPPFPLTAKLNKLTIKVDRPELSPEDIKKLENTTALAVDGQPIHHMQGGPH, translated from the coding sequence ATGACCCCCAAGCACCGATCTATAATCATTGCCGTCATGGTCATCCTCATGGTGGCGGCATGCACGTCCATGCCGGCCCGTACCGGGACGACCCACGGAGAAGCGGGTGCGCCCAGCGCCTCCGTTACCTTAAGCGGCCAACAACTCCCGCCGCCACCCCCGGAGTTCGGCGGCGTGATCAAGCAAGACGCCCTGAGTTCCAAGCCCTGGTGGCCGCCGCGGGTGATGCCGCCCGAAAAGGCCCCCAATGTCCTGCTGGTCATCACCGACGATGCCGGCTTCGGTGTGCCGAGCACCTTCGGCGGGGTGATTCCCACGCCCACCATGGACCGTCTCGCAAATGAGGGGCTGCGCTACAACCGGATCTTCTCCACGGCGCTCTGCTCACCCACGCGGGCGGCGCTGATAACGGGGCGCAACCACCACTCGGCCGGCTTCGGCGTCATCTCGGAGCAGTCCACCGGTTTCCCCGGCTACAACAGCATCATCTCCGAAGACAAGGCCACCATCGGCCGCATCCTTCGGGGCAACGGCTACTGCACGGCCTGGTTCGGCAAGAACCACAACACGCCGGCCTTCGCGGCCAGTCAGGTGGGGCCCTTCGACAAGTGGCCCACCGGCATGGGCTTCGAGTACTTCTACGGCTTCGTCGGCGGTGATGCCAACCAGTGGCAGCCCAACCTCTTTCGCAACACCACCCAGATCTACCCCTTCAGGGGCAAGCCGGACTGGAACCTGATCACCGGCATGGCCGACGACGCCATCGACTACATTGCCCGCATGCACCAGACGGACCCCTCCAAGCCCATCTTCATCAAGTACGCCCCCGGCGCCACCCACGCCCCCCATCACCCCACCAAGGAGTGGGTGGACAAAGTCCGCGCCATGCACCTTTTCGACGACGGCTACGAAAAGCTGCGCGAACGGATTCTGGAGAACCAGAAAAAGCTCGGCGTAATCCCGGCCGACACCCAACTGGCGCCCTGGCCGAAGGATTTGCTCAAACCCTGGGATGAATTGACGCCCGTGGAGAAAAAGCTCTTCATCCGCCAGGTCGAGACCTTCGCCGCCTACGCGGCTTACAACGACCACGAGATCGGCCGCGTCGTCCAGGCCTTCGAGGACGCGGGCCGGCTCGACAACACGCTGGTCATCTACATCAACGGCGACAACGGCACCAGCGCCGAGGGCGGACCGCTGGGCACCCCCAACGAGGTGGCCTTCTTCAACGGCATCAACGAAATGCCAGCGGACGTGCAGATGAAGTGGTACGACGTCTGGGGCACCGAGCAGACCTACAACCACATGTCGGCCGGCTGGTCCTGGGCCTTCGACACGCCCTTCGACTGGTTCAAACAAAATGCCTCGAGACTCGGCGGGATCAACCAGAACATGGTGGTGTCCTGGCCCGCGCGCATCAAGGACAAGGGGGGGCTGCGCGAGCAGTTCATCCACGTGATCGATGTGGTGCCCACCATCCTGGAAGCCGCCGGCATCCCCGCCCCCGAATACGTGGACGGGATCAAGCAGGCGCCCATGGAGGGCACGAGCTTCCTCTACACCTTCGATTCGGCGAACGCCAAGGCGCCCTCGCGCCACAAGATCCAGTACTTCGAGATGATGGGCCAGTGGGCGCTCTACGACGACGGCTGGCTTCTGAGCACCAAGGTCAACCGCGCGCCCTGGCAGGCCTTCGGGGCGGCCAATCCCGATCCGCTGAACAACCAGGTGTTTCAGCTCTACGACCTGACCAAGGACTTCAGCCAGGTCAACGACATCGCGTCCCAGCACCCGGACAAGGTGGCCGAGATGCGCAAGAAGTTCGTGGCCCAAGCCGAGCAATACCAGATCTTCCCCATGGACGCCTCGGTGGCGGCCCGCATCGCGGCCCCGCGACCCAACATCACCGCCGGCCGCACCGAGTTCGTCTACACCCGCCCCATGGTGGGCCTGCCCCAGGGTGATTCGCCGGCTCTGCTCAACACCTCCTACACCATCACGGCGGACATCGACGTGCCCCAGAGCGGGGCCGACGGCGTGATCCTGACCTCGGGCGGGCGCTTTGCCGGCTACGGCTTTTATCTGCTCAAGAGCAAGCCCGTGTTCCTGTGGAATCTCGTCGACCTCAAGCGCATTCGCTGGGAAGGGCCCGAGGCCCTCTCCCCGGGCCGGCATATCATCGAATTCGACTTCAAATACGACGGGCTCGGGGTCGGCACCCTGGCCTTCAACAACATGAGCGGTGTCGGGCGCTCCGGTACCGGCGCCCTCAAGGTGGACGGCAAGACCGTCCAGACCATCACCATGAAGCGCACCCTGCCCATGATTCTGCAGTGGGACGAAAGCTTCGATATCGGCTCCGACACCCTGACCGGGGTGAACGACGCGGACTACACGCCGCCCTTCCCCCTGACCGCCAAGCTCAACAAGCTGACCATCAAGGTGGACCGGCCGGAGCTGTCACCCGAGGACATCAAGAAACTCGAGAATACGACGGCCTTGGCGGTGGACGGCCAGCCGATCCATCACATGCAGGGCGGACCGCACTAG
- a CDS encoding transporter substrate-binding domain-containing protein, translating to MKKHPMILTMTMMISVMLGCANMQPTPAESADASPILDRILSRGELRVGMSGDMPPMNMTTKEEKLIGLDADLAGIIADAMNVKLSLQPIPFAELLPALEAGRIDMIIANMTITPERNLKAAFVGPYFVSGKGLLTKRSTLVTVERIEELNRPDFTFVALRGSTSELVVRKGAPRAKHLTAASQDQGVQMVVNGEADAMIADFPICIVSAYRHRDAGLVAANAPITYEPIGIAVPKGDPQLVNWLENVLDGLRKSNLMKALGEKWFAEPTWVDQLK from the coding sequence ATGAAAAAACACCCCATGATTTTAACGATGACCATGATGATTTCGGTAATGCTTGGGTGCGCCAACATGCAGCCCACGCCCGCCGAATCTGCCGACGCATCGCCGATCCTGGACCGAATTCTCTCCCGAGGGGAACTGCGGGTGGGGATGTCCGGCGACATGCCGCCGATGAACATGACCACCAAGGAAGAGAAGCTCATCGGGCTGGATGCCGACCTGGCCGGCATAATCGCCGATGCCATGAACGTGAAATTGAGCCTGCAGCCGATCCCGTTTGCCGAACTCCTGCCCGCCCTCGAAGCCGGGCGCATCGACATGATCATCGCCAACATGACTATTACCCCGGAGCGCAATCTGAAAGCCGCTTTCGTAGGCCCCTATTTCGTCTCCGGCAAGGGCCTGCTCACCAAACGCAGCACGCTTGTCACGGTTGAACGGATAGAAGAACTGAACCGTCCCGACTTCACGTTTGTGGCCCTGCGGGGGTCGACCAGTGAACTGGTGGTCCGCAAGGGCGCCCCCCGGGCGAAGCATCTAACCGCTGCCAGCCAGGACCAGGGTGTGCAAATGGTGGTCAATGGGGAGGCAGACGCCATGATCGCGGACTTTCCCATATGTATCGTATCCGCCTACCGCCACCGGGATGCCGGTCTGGTGGCAGCGAACGCGCCCATCACCTACGAGCCCATCGGCATCGCCGTCCCCAAGGGCGACCCGCAACTGGTCAACTGGCTGGAAAACGTGCTGGACGGCCTGCGCAAGTCCAACCTCATGAAGGCCTTGGGGGAAAAATGGTTCGCCGAGCCGACGTGGGTCGACCAATTGAAATAA
- a CDS encoding sigma 54-interacting transcriptional regulator gives MKRRLSNNDNGPRRLADADPASCEGSGDTLRENDAVTSERLRFEQMISDLSARFINVPAERLDGEIENALKKVLEFFEVDRCALLHALPGRDSWKITHVAYSENAAPVPIGTALPRSIHPWAYDRLTMQGEVVAYERVENMPDEAHVDKQTWIDWGIRSNLTIPILTKASLVHIISINSVQKERAWPEAYIPRLQLLGEILINALERRNIEQALRDSEERVSLAASSAEAGIWVMDVDTGRLWATDKLRDIFHFAPEEDLGFDRFLESVHPDDRQSAKETLARCLRTRDLTRLEYRIVLPDGGVRWIVSRGRSYPATSLQPERVMGVAIDVTQRKEMEERLRDQLEEIDRLKLELEQENVYLRQEIQLHQEHGEMVSVSQAMKRVLGQVEQVAPTDAVVLLQGETGTGKELLARNIHRLSRRKDRQLVTLNCAVLPPTLIESELFGREKGAYTGALTRMAGRFEVANRSTLFLDEIGELSIDLQAKLLRVLEEGRFERLGSTRALKVDVRIIAATNRDLARAVAEDRFRADLFYRLNVFPIMIPPLRKRIQDIPPLVWAFVRQNEKKLGKRVDRIPHRSMEALQHYAWPGNARELRNIVEHAMITGSGGTLHLQPPTPAPCASPTGDKLKEVERRHILSVLERTGWRVDGKNGAAEILGLKRTTLQAKMKKLGIKRPTE, from the coding sequence ATGAAGCGACGGCTCTCGAATAACGATAACGGGCCACGCCGCCTCGCGGACGCCGATCCGGCATCCTGTGAAGGGAGTGGGGATACACTGCGGGAAAATGATGCGGTCACCAGCGAGCGCCTGCGGTTCGAGCAGATGATTTCGGATCTGTCGGCGCGCTTCATCAACGTGCCCGCAGAACGGCTCGACGGCGAAATCGAGAACGCCCTGAAAAAGGTGCTGGAGTTTTTCGAGGTCGACCGCTGCGCTCTGCTCCATGCCCTGCCCGGCAGGGACTCATGGAAAATCACGCATGTCGCCTATTCGGAAAATGCCGCACCGGTTCCCATCGGCACCGCGCTTCCCCGCTCAATCCACCCCTGGGCCTATGACCGACTGACGATGCAAGGTGAAGTGGTGGCCTATGAGCGGGTGGAGAACATGCCGGATGAAGCCCACGTGGACAAGCAGACCTGGATCGACTGGGGAATCCGCTCCAATCTCACCATACCGATTCTCACCAAAGCATCCCTCGTCCACATAATCTCCATCAATTCCGTGCAGAAGGAACGCGCCTGGCCGGAGGCCTACATCCCCCGGCTGCAGCTTCTGGGCGAGATCCTCATCAACGCCCTGGAGCGCCGCAACATCGAGCAGGCCCTTCGGGACAGCGAAGAACGGGTGAGTCTGGCGGCGTCCTCGGCAGAGGCGGGAATCTGGGTCATGGATGTCGACACCGGGCGGCTTTGGGCCACCGACAAGCTGCGGGACATTTTTCATTTCGCCCCTGAGGAGGATTTGGGCTTCGATCGGTTTCTGGAAAGCGTGCACCCGGACGATCGTCAAAGCGCCAAAGAAACCCTTGCCCGCTGTCTCCGGACGCGAGATCTGACCCGGCTCGAGTACCGCATCGTGCTCCCCGATGGCGGCGTGCGCTGGATCGTCTCCCGCGGGCGGTCCTACCCGGCCACGTCGTTACAGCCGGAACGCGTAATGGGCGTTGCCATCGATGTCACCCAGCGCAAGGAAATGGAGGAGAGGCTCCGGGACCAACTGGAGGAGATCGACCGTCTGAAACTCGAATTGGAGCAAGAGAACGTCTATCTCCGTCAGGAGATCCAGCTCCACCAGGAGCACGGGGAGATGGTCAGCGTCAGCCAAGCCATGAAACGTGTTCTCGGCCAGGTGGAACAGGTGGCACCGACGGACGCGGTCGTTCTTCTACAGGGGGAAACCGGCACCGGCAAGGAGCTTCTGGCCCGCAACATCCACCGCCTGAGCCGGCGCAAGGACCGGCAGCTCGTCACCCTCAACTGCGCGGTGCTGCCGCCCACCCTGATCGAGAGCGAGCTCTTCGGCCGGGAAAAAGGCGCCTACACCGGCGCCTTGACCCGGATGGCCGGCCGTTTCGAGGTGGCAAACCGGTCCACGCTGTTTCTGGACGAAATCGGCGAGCTCTCCATAGACCTTCAGGCCAAGCTTCTTCGGGTTTTAGAGGAAGGTCGGTTCGAGCGGCTGGGGTCTACCCGCGCACTCAAGGTAGATGTGCGCATCATCGCGGCCACCAACCGGGACCTTGCGCGGGCCGTGGCCGAAGACAGGTTTCGCGCCGATCTTTTTTACCGGTTGAACGTCTTTCCCATCATGATCCCGCCCCTTCGGAAACGCATCCAAGACATTCCCCCTTTGGTGTGGGCGTTTGTGAGGCAGAATGAGAAAAAGCTGGGCAAGCGCGTCGACCGCATCCCCCACCGGAGCATGGAAGCCCTCCAGCATTACGCCTGGCCGGGCAACGCCCGGGAACTCCGCAACATTGTGGAGCATGCCATGATCACCGGCAGCGGCGGGACGCTTCACCTGCAACCGCCCACCCCTGCACCTTGCGCTTCCCCGACCGGAGACAAGCTCAAGGAGGTGGAGCGCCGCCACATCCTGAGCGTGCTCGAGAGAACCGGCTGGCGTGTCGACGGTAAAAACGGGGCAGCCGAAATTCTGGGCCTGAAGCGCACCACCCTGCAAGCCAAAATGAAGAAACTGGGTATCAAACGGCCTACCGAATGA